A window of the Pseudomonas gozinkensis genome harbors these coding sequences:
- a CDS encoding DUF1329 domain-containing protein, producing the protein MFHTSRLTKISLALVLGLVTGSALAAITPQQAEQLKTSLTPMGAERAGNAAGTIPAWTGGITQAPAGYKPGQHHPDPYAADKPLFTITKANLDQYKAHLTPGQIALFNSYPDTFQMPVYPSRRSGSAPQWLYDNTLKNATSAKLLEGGSGFADAYGGVPFPVPKDGVEVLWNHITRYRGIYVVRRASEAPVQRNGSFALVTSQQEGFFNYYRPGGQFADLKNILFYYLAFVKSPARLAGGAALVHETLDQLKDARQAWIYDAGQRRVRRAPNLAYDTPIASSDGLRTADDTDLFNGSPDRFDWKLKGKQEIYIPYNNYKVGSPDVKYAQLLTPGHLNPQYTRYELHRVWVVEGTLKPGSRHIYSKRVLFLDEDSWGAALVDQYDGRGELWRVSMAYLKNFYDLPTTWSALDVFHDLQARRYYVQNLDNEEASTVDFSQPVPEDSYFMPSALRQRGTR; encoded by the coding sequence ATGTTTCACACTTCAAGACTGACCAAGATCTCGCTGGCACTCGTCCTCGGCCTTGTCACCGGCAGTGCACTGGCCGCCATCACACCCCAGCAAGCCGAACAACTGAAAACCTCGCTCACCCCCATGGGCGCCGAGCGTGCCGGCAACGCGGCCGGCACCATTCCGGCCTGGACCGGCGGCATCACCCAGGCGCCGGCCGGCTACAAACCTGGCCAGCATCACCCCGATCCGTACGCGGCGGACAAACCACTGTTCACCATCACCAAGGCCAACCTCGACCAATACAAGGCGCATCTCACGCCGGGTCAGATCGCCCTGTTCAACAGCTACCCCGACACCTTCCAGATGCCGGTCTACCCCTCGCGCCGATCCGGCTCGGCGCCGCAATGGCTGTATGACAACACCCTGAAAAATGCGACCTCGGCCAAACTGCTGGAGGGCGGCAGCGGGTTCGCCGATGCCTATGGCGGCGTGCCGTTTCCGGTGCCCAAGGATGGCGTCGAAGTGCTGTGGAATCACATCACTCGCTATCGCGGCATCTACGTGGTCCGCCGAGCCTCCGAAGCACCCGTGCAACGCAACGGCAGCTTCGCGCTGGTGACCTCGCAGCAGGAAGGCTTCTTCAACTACTACCGCCCGGGCGGCCAGTTCGCCGACCTGAAAAACATCCTTTTCTACTATCTCGCCTTCGTGAAAAGCCCGGCACGCCTCGCCGGTGGTGCAGCACTGGTGCACGAGACACTGGACCAGCTCAAGGACGCCCGCCAGGCCTGGATCTACGACGCCGGCCAACGCCGCGTCCGCCGCGCGCCGAACCTCGCCTACGACACGCCGATTGCCTCCTCCGATGGCCTGCGCACCGCAGACGACACCGACCTGTTCAACGGCTCGCCGGACCGCTTCGACTGGAAGCTCAAGGGCAAGCAGGAAATCTACATCCCCTACAACAACTACAAAGTCGGCAGCCCCGACGTGAAATACGCCCAACTGCTCACCCCCGGCCACCTCAACCCGCAATACACCCGCTACGAGCTGCACCGCGTCTGGGTGGTCGAGGGCACACTCAAGCCAGGCTCACGGCATATCTATTCCAAACGCGTGCTGTTCCTCGACGAAGACAGTTGGGGCGCCGCACTGGTGGATCAATACGACGGGCGAGGGGAGCTGTGGCGCGTGTCGATGGCCTACCTGAAAAACTTCTACGACCTGCCCACCACCTGGAGCGCACTCGACGTCTTCCACGACTTGCAGGCGCGTCGGTACTACGTGCAAAACCTGGATAACGAAGAGGCCTCCACCGTCGACTTCTCGCAACCGGTGCCGGAGGATTCGTATTTCATGCCGTCGGCGTTGCGGCAGCGTGGGACGCGCTGA
- a CDS encoding DUF1302 domain-containing protein, with amino-acid sequence MINTRLRLSGVALPGVGLAGLLQLCAVDAVQAAEFSVLDNQVTGSLDTTLSYGRLWRVQGRDKTNDDVNTNDGNRNFDTGLVSEVYKITSELEANYQNYGMFLRGTAFYDTQLMDKRNDYYHNNSPSQPSQSYPQDDRFTGQTRDIAGSRIEMLDAYVHGTWDVATMPVTARVGRQVFNWGEGIFYRGGVNTTNPVDAAKYRLPGAEVKEVLMPVEAVSFNIGLSDNLTMESFYQTNWKETRIDPVGTFYSQTDLFADGGNTAYNNFSGTALDTPVPGFGNVIGLYSALGNNPLLGPALKSTGLYANGVTPAYGNTLKVASIGKDYNARNDGQFGFAFRYIAEELNSTEFGLYMVNYHAKEPTIAADLGGYNGIDMNALTNMLSSVAGSQAGALANGLATADVMGNIQAHRRYAEDIRMYGFSFNTTLGEASVFGEVAYRPNLPIGVAATNDLIGDLANGAAAAVSGKTINVGGQMVTLDSQINNAERVEAFNTSLGSIYNFGPTLSFDSMFGIFELASEHLRGSSLQYTAYDGSNRYYAGTGNTSYVSGGDRDDQVNRDSYSYTVMFNGTWNDVYAGVNVSPYVVYKDDFKGNSYQAGNTIEGRKAYTLGIKANYQNRLEAELQYTEFYGGGQNNGIRDRDNVGFNLKYFL; translated from the coding sequence ATGATCAACACTCGATTGCGCCTGTCTGGCGTAGCGCTCCCCGGTGTCGGTTTGGCAGGGTTGCTGCAACTCTGCGCAGTCGATGCGGTGCAGGCCGCCGAGTTCAGCGTGCTGGACAATCAGGTCACCGGCTCGCTCGACACGACTTTGTCCTATGGCCGCTTGTGGCGGGTCCAGGGCCGGGACAAGACCAACGATGACGTCAACACCAACGACGGCAATCGCAACTTCGACACCGGGCTGGTTTCCGAGGTGTACAAGATCACTTCGGAGCTGGAGGCCAACTACCAGAACTACGGGATGTTCCTGCGCGGCACCGCGTTCTACGACACCCAGTTGATGGACAAGCGCAACGACTACTACCACAACAACAGCCCGTCGCAGCCGAGCCAGAGTTATCCCCAGGACGACCGTTTCACCGGCCAGACCCGCGACATCGCCGGCAGCCGGATTGAAATGCTCGACGCCTACGTCCATGGCACCTGGGACGTTGCGACAATGCCGGTCACCGCGCGGGTGGGGCGTCAGGTGTTCAACTGGGGCGAGGGGATTTTCTATCGCGGTGGGGTCAACACCACCAATCCGGTGGACGCCGCGAAATATCGCTTGCCCGGTGCCGAGGTCAAGGAAGTGCTGATGCCGGTGGAGGCGGTCAGCTTCAACATCGGCCTGAGCGACAACCTGACGATGGAGAGTTTCTACCAGACCAACTGGAAAGAAACCCGCATCGACCCGGTCGGCACCTTCTACTCGCAGACCGACCTGTTCGCCGACGGCGGCAACACCGCTTACAACAACTTCAGCGGCACCGCCCTCGACACACCGGTGCCGGGGTTCGGCAATGTGATCGGTCTGTACAGCGCACTGGGTAATAACCCGTTGCTCGGCCCGGCGCTGAAGTCCACCGGCCTTTATGCCAATGGCGTGACCCCGGCCTATGGCAACACCCTCAAGGTGGCGTCCATCGGCAAGGACTACAACGCACGCAACGACGGCCAGTTCGGCTTTGCCTTTCGCTACATCGCCGAAGAACTCAACAGCACCGAGTTCGGCCTGTACATGGTCAATTACCACGCCAAGGAACCGACCATCGCTGCCGACCTTGGCGGCTACAACGGCATCGACATGAATGCCCTGACCAACATGCTCTCCAGCGTTGCCGGCAGTCAGGCCGGGGCCCTCGCCAACGGGCTGGCGACTGCCGATGTGATGGGCAACATCCAGGCCCATCGGCGTTATGCCGAAGACATCCGCATGTACGGTTTCAGCTTCAACACCACGCTGGGCGAGGCCTCGGTGTTCGGTGAAGTGGCCTACCGACCGAACCTGCCGATTGGCGTCGCGGCCACCAACGATTTGATCGGCGACCTGGCCAACGGCGCCGCCGCAGCAGTGTCCGGCAAGACCATCAACGTCGGCGGGCAAATGGTCACCCTCGACAGCCAGATCAACAACGCCGAGCGGGTGGAAGCGTTCAACACCTCGCTGGGCAGCATTTACAACTTCGGCCCGACGCTGTCGTTCGACTCGATGTTCGGCATCTTCGAACTGGCCTCCGAGCACCTGCGCGGCAGCAGCCTGCAATACACCGCCTACGACGGCAGCAACCGTTACTACGCCGGCACCGGCAACACTTCATATGTGTCCGGCGGTGATCGCGACGATCAGGTCAACCGCGATTCCTACAGCTACACGGTGATGTTCAACGGCACCTGGAACGACGTGTACGCCGGGGTCAACGTCTCGCCCTACGTCGTCTACAAGGACGACTTCAAGGGCAACAGCTACCAGGCCGGCAACACCATCGAGGGTCGCAAGGCCTACACGCTGGGGATCAAGGCCAACTACCAGAACAGGCTCGAAGCCGAGTTGCAGTACACCGAGTTCTACGGCGGTGGGCAGAACAACGGCATTCGCGACCGCGACAACGTCGGTTTCAACCTCAAGTATTTCTTGTGA
- a CDS encoding FGGY-family carbohydrate kinase, whose translation MDNHPNKRYLLAIDNGTQSVRALLFDLQGNLLGKGKVELQAYYSTQPGWAEQDPEYYWAKLGEACQQVWTQTGIDRSQIAGVSLTTQRGTVINVDAQGKPLRPAILWLDQRQSEVEGGIKGPWGWLFKLAGAQATVDYFRAQAEANWIARHQPDVWAATDKFLLLSGFLTHRLCGRFVDSVGCCVGYLPFDFKRLRWAATRDWKWQALAVRPEQLPTLHKPGETLGHISAEASLHTGIPEGVPLIAAGADKACEVLGSGVVDSGTVCLSYGTTATITSTRSRYLEIVPLIPPYPSAVPDQYNCEVMIYRGYWMVSWFKNEFGLREMQQAKEQGIEPEQLFDALVDAVPPGSMGLMLQPYWSPGIREPGVEAKGAMIGFGDVHTRAHIYRAILEGLAYALRQGMEKIEKRSKISVTRLRVAGGGSQSDAAMQLTANIFGLPAERPHVYEASGLGAAICCAVGLGLHADFPTAIAAMTRVGAVFQPQPEAQQVYERLYKDVYLRMYRQLKPLYQSIRKITGYPA comes from the coding sequence ATGGACAACCACCCGAACAAGCGTTACCTGCTGGCCATCGACAATGGCACCCAGAGCGTGCGCGCGCTGCTCTTCGATTTGCAGGGCAACCTGCTCGGCAAGGGCAAGGTTGAATTGCAGGCCTATTACTCGACGCAACCAGGCTGGGCCGAGCAGGACCCGGAATATTACTGGGCGAAACTGGGCGAGGCCTGCCAGCAGGTGTGGACGCAAACCGGCATCGATCGTTCGCAGATTGCCGGGGTTTCTCTCACGACCCAGCGCGGCACGGTGATCAACGTCGATGCCCAGGGCAAACCGTTGCGCCCGGCGATTCTCTGGCTCGATCAGCGCCAGAGCGAAGTCGAAGGCGGGATCAAGGGACCGTGGGGCTGGCTGTTCAAACTGGCCGGCGCGCAGGCCACGGTGGATTACTTTCGTGCCCAGGCCGAGGCCAACTGGATCGCCCGCCATCAGCCTGACGTGTGGGCGGCGACCGACAAGTTTCTGCTGCTGTCCGGGTTCCTCACTCATCGATTGTGCGGGCGATTCGTCGACTCGGTGGGTTGTTGCGTCGGCTACCTGCCGTTCGACTTCAAACGCCTGCGCTGGGCCGCAACCCGTGACTGGAAATGGCAGGCGCTGGCGGTGCGTCCCGAGCAACTGCCGACCTTGCACAAACCCGGTGAAACCCTCGGCCATATCAGCGCCGAAGCGAGTCTCCACACCGGTATTCCCGAAGGCGTTCCGCTGATTGCGGCGGGGGCCGACAAGGCCTGTGAAGTGCTCGGTTCCGGCGTCGTTGATTCGGGCACGGTGTGCCTGTCTTACGGCACCACCGCGACGATCACCAGCACCCGTTCGCGCTATCTGGAAATCGTCCCGTTGATTCCACCGTACCCTTCGGCGGTGCCGGATCAGTACAACTGCGAAGTGATGATTTATCGCGGCTACTGGATGGTCAGCTGGTTCAAGAACGAGTTCGGCCTGCGGGAAATGCAGCAGGCCAAAGAGCAGGGCATCGAGCCCGAGCAACTGTTCGATGCGCTGGTGGATGCGGTGCCGCCGGGCTCGATGGGATTGATGCTGCAACCGTACTGGTCACCGGGGATTCGCGAGCCGGGTGTGGAAGCCAAAGGCGCGATGATCGGCTTCGGCGATGTGCACACCCGCGCGCACATTTACCGGGCGATCCTTGAGGGGCTGGCGTATGCCTTGCGTCAGGGCATGGAGAAAATCGAGAAGCGTTCGAAGATCTCCGTCACCCGTTTGCGAGTCGCTGGTGGTGGCTCGCAAAGTGATGCGGCGATGCAACTGACGGCGAACATTTTCGGCCTGCCGGCGGAGCGTCCGCACGTTTATGAAGCGTCCGGCCTGGGCGCGGCGATTTGCTGCGCGGTGGGGCTGGGGTTGCACGCGGATTTCCCCACGGCGATTGCGGCGATGACCCGGGTCGGTGCTGTGTTTCAGCCGCAACCCGAGGCGCAGCAGGTCTACGAGCGACTGTACAAGGACGTCTATTTGCGCATGTATCGGCAGCTCAAACCGTTGTACCAGAGCATTCGCAAGATCACCGGTTACCCGGCCTGA
- a CDS encoding type II toxin-antitoxin system VapC family toxin — protein sequence MIVLDTNVLSEFMRVEPETRVLAWVDAQPAMDLAVSAITVAEILHGIARLPSGKRKKNLEALAMAMFEEDFAGRILPFDAHAAVEYATLVADCESKGRTASMGDAQIAAICRTHGVPIATRNVKDFEFSGVEVINPWVTVATP from the coding sequence ATGATAGTGCTCGATACCAACGTTCTTTCAGAGTTTATGCGCGTAGAACCTGAGACTCGGGTGCTTGCCTGGGTTGATGCACAACCTGCGATGGATTTGGCTGTCAGCGCGATAACAGTGGCGGAAATACTCCACGGAATCGCACGGCTTCCCTCAGGCAAGCGCAAAAAAAACCTTGAAGCCCTTGCCATGGCAATGTTTGAAGAGGACTTCGCCGGACGCATTTTGCCATTCGATGCTCATGCCGCCGTTGAGTACGCGACACTAGTTGCAGACTGTGAATCAAAGGGGCGAACCGCGTCGATGGGAGATGCTCAGATTGCAGCCATCTGTCGAACTCACGGAGTACCGATTGCTACTCGCAATGTGAAGGATTTTGAGTTCAGCGGGGTTGAGGTGATTAATCCCTGGGTGACCGTAGCGACGCCTTAG
- a CDS encoding FitA-like ribbon-helix-helix domain-containing protein: MASITIRNLDEKLKEQLRITAAHNGHSMEEEARLILGRALAAVDRAGGLGSRIRNRFSAVGGVDLDLPERSEKATGVDFSE, encoded by the coding sequence ATGGCCAGCATCACCATTCGAAACCTTGATGAAAAGCTCAAGGAGCAGTTGCGAATTACCGCTGCTCACAACGGACACTCCATGGAGGAAGAGGCTCGTTTGATACTCGGCCGAGCTTTGGCAGCAGTTGATCGCGCCGGAGGTCTTGGAAGCCGGATACGCAATAGATTCAGTGCTGTAGGCGGAGTGGACCTTGATCTGCCTGAGCGTTCAGAGAAAGCTACCGGGGTGGATTTTTCTGAATGA
- a CDS encoding FAD-binding oxidoreductase: protein MRRWNGWGDATTVVELPAQGASFLHERLGEGRALPDATLEATLARVPVSRLAEHALYSIDAHDRLLHARGQSLPDWLALREGALGNYPDAVAFPETAEHIRQLLALAQAQDLCLIPYGGGTSVAGHINPPDSARPVVTVSLARMSRLIDLDEQSLLATFGPGASGPQVESQLRARGYTLGHFPQSWELSTLGGWVASRSSGQQSLRYGRIEQLFAGGTLETFAGPLQIPTFPASAAGPDLREVVLGCEGRFGIISEVKVRVSALPADERFYGVFLPCWSKALQAIQQLAQARVPLSMLRLSNAVETETQLALAGHPQQIAWLEKYLNLRGAGQGKCLLTFGVTGNRKQNALSLSQARQHLKAFGGVFTGTLLGKKWAQNRFRFPYLRENLWNAGYVVDTLETATDWSNVDNLLNRIENSLRDALAAEGERVHVFTHLSHVYGEGSSIYTTYVFRPAADYPATLARWKALKHAASQTIVDNHGTISHQHGVGKDHAPYLLREKGALAMDTLQALSRHFDPAGRLNPGTLLQE from the coding sequence ATGCGACGCTGGAACGGCTGGGGAGATGCAACCACGGTGGTCGAACTGCCGGCCCAGGGCGCAAGTTTTCTCCATGAGCGACTGGGGGAGGGCCGCGCGCTGCCCGATGCAACGCTTGAGGCGACGCTGGCCCGCGTGCCGGTCTCGCGGTTGGCGGAACACGCCTTGTACAGCATCGATGCCCATGACCGTCTGCTGCATGCACGCGGGCAGAGCCTGCCGGACTGGCTGGCGTTGCGCGAAGGCGCGCTGGGCAACTATCCCGACGCCGTGGCGTTCCCGGAAACTGCCGAACACATCCGCCAGTTGCTGGCGCTCGCCCAGGCGCAGGACCTGTGCCTGATTCCCTACGGCGGCGGCACGTCGGTGGCCGGGCACATCAATCCGCCGGACTCCGCGCGGCCCGTGGTGACTGTTTCCCTGGCGCGGATGAGCCGTCTGATCGACCTCGATGAACAAAGCCTGCTGGCGACTTTCGGCCCCGGCGCCAGTGGCCCGCAGGTGGAAAGCCAACTGCGCGCCCGAGGCTACACGCTGGGGCATTTTCCGCAGTCGTGGGAGCTGTCGACGCTGGGCGGCTGGGTGGCCAGTCGATCCAGTGGCCAGCAATCGCTGCGCTATGGGCGGATCGAGCAACTGTTCGCCGGCGGAACCCTGGAAACCTTTGCCGGACCGCTGCAAATTCCAACCTTCCCGGCCTCGGCGGCGGGCCCTGATCTGCGCGAAGTGGTGCTGGGTTGCGAGGGGCGTTTCGGGATCATTTCCGAGGTCAAGGTGCGGGTCAGTGCGCTGCCGGCCGATGAACGTTTTTACGGCGTGTTTCTGCCCTGCTGGAGCAAGGCGCTGCAAGCCATTCAGCAACTGGCCCAGGCGCGGGTGCCGCTGTCGATGCTGCGCCTGTCCAACGCGGTGGAAACCGAAACTCAACTGGCATTGGCCGGTCATCCGCAGCAGATCGCCTGGCTGGAAAAGTACCTGAACCTGCGCGGCGCGGGGCAGGGCAAGTGCCTGCTGACCTTCGGCGTGACCGGCAATCGTAAGCAGAACGCGCTGTCCCTGAGCCAGGCCCGTCAGCATCTGAAAGCATTCGGCGGTGTGTTCACCGGCACGCTGCTGGGCAAGAAATGGGCGCAGAACCGCTTTCGTTTTCCGTATCTGCGGGAGAACCTGTGGAACGCCGGTTACGTGGTCGACACCCTCGAAACAGCCACCGACTGGAGCAACGTCGACAACCTGCTCAACCGGATCGAAAACAGCCTGCGCGATGCGTTGGCGGCGGAGGGTGAGCGAGTGCACGTGTTCACGCACTTGTCCCACGTCTACGGCGAAGGCTCGAGCATCTACACCACTTACGTGTTTCGCCCGGCGGCGGACTATCCCGCGACACTGGCTCGCTGGAAGGCACTCAAGCACGCGGCCAGCCAGACCATCGTCGACAACCACGGCACCATCAGCCACCAGCACGGCGTGGGCAAGGATCATGCGCCGTATCTGCTGCGCGAAAAAGGCGCGCTGGCAATGGACACGTTGCAGGCGCTGAGCCGGCACTTCGACCCGGCCGGGCGCCTGAACCCCGGCACGCTGTTGCAGGAGTGA
- a CDS encoding phospholipase: protein MKLISLLLLCAMAPTAWGWSNHTVGSYLALQDLPALRDASPVEVELLEQFISEQYPAIVALLDEQERFAREHFKQYPPRSDNLKLPAEPSDNLRHDFLSALRVNPQIFLAMVIQPLPGKDLPEREHLQADQVMVEQTLSPWNRQRFIRVADHEKVAPLAVLASAADEPDYGHDINLFSDNPGEVAALYGFGPQPFGDARFQYSSQAPFHMGFFHESPVVYAAAGFLERSWPDWRAYQYMGLARLAFASGHSYWGYRFLGWGLHHVQDLTQPYHAKPLPGVELPSLLLLEGKALAGFADDKQASIERVATRHMEVEKYQSTWLRRVLRAGQPHPMLDAYADASGDAHYPPYSVDYLREVVSAESVDDSAAFDEAIGQWLETAPVTSDFSAGNQLQQENFDHPELNRQLLKLLGHFGAHSRIYVRAGLAP from the coding sequence ATGAAGCTGATCTCCCTCCTGCTGCTTTGCGCAATGGCCCCCACGGCGTGGGGTTGGTCGAACCATACGGTGGGCAGCTACCTGGCGTTGCAGGATCTGCCGGCGTTGCGCGATGCGTCGCCCGTCGAAGTCGAACTGCTGGAGCAGTTTATCTCCGAGCAATACCCGGCCATCGTCGCGTTGCTCGATGAGCAGGAACGCTTCGCCCGCGAGCATTTCAAGCAGTACCCGCCGCGCTCCGACAATCTCAAGTTGCCCGCCGAGCCGAGCGACAATCTGCGCCACGACTTCCTCAGCGCGTTGCGGGTCAATCCGCAGATTTTTCTGGCGATGGTCATCCAGCCGTTGCCGGGCAAGGACCTGCCCGAGCGCGAGCATCTGCAGGCCGATCAGGTCATGGTCGAGCAGACACTTTCGCCGTGGAATCGCCAGCGTTTCATTCGCGTGGCCGATCACGAAAAAGTCGCGCCCCTCGCCGTGCTAGCGAGCGCCGCCGATGAGCCGGATTACGGCCACGACATCAACCTGTTCAGCGACAACCCCGGCGAAGTCGCCGCGTTGTACGGCTTCGGCCCGCAGCCGTTTGGCGATGCGCGCTTTCAGTACAGTTCCCAGGCGCCGTTCCACATGGGCTTCTTCCATGAGAGCCCGGTGGTGTACGCGGCCGCCGGATTTCTCGAGCGCAGCTGGCCGGACTGGCGCGCGTATCAGTACATGGGGCTGGCGCGACTGGCGTTTGCCAGCGGTCATTCTTACTGGGGTTATCGCTTTCTCGGCTGGGGCCTGCACCACGTTCAGGACCTGACCCAGCCGTATCACGCCAAGCCATTGCCGGGCGTCGAACTGCCGAGCCTTCTGCTGCTGGAAGGCAAGGCACTGGCCGGTTTCGCGGATGACAAACAGGCGTCCATCGAACGGGTCGCGACCCGCCACATGGAAGTCGAGAAATACCAGTCGACCTGGCTGCGTCGCGTGCTGCGCGCCGGACAGCCGCATCCGATGCTCGACGCCTACGCCGATGCTAGCGGGGACGCGCATTACCCGCCGTACTCCGTGGACTACCTGCGCGAAGTGGTGAGTGCCGAGTCGGTCGACGACTCCGCGGCCTTCGATGAGGCCATCGGCCAGTGGCTGGAAACGGCGCCGGTCACGAGCGATTTCAGCGCCGGCAATCAGTTGCAGCAAGAGAATTTCGACCATCCGGAACTGAATCGGCAACTACTCAAACTGCTCGGCCATTTCGGCGCCCACAGCCGGATTTATGTCCGTGCGGGACTGGCGCCATAA
- a CDS encoding glycerol-3-phosphate dehydrogenase/oxidase translates to MSADWNAEWRQQILPTLAAETWDLIVIGGGISGAGIVREAARRGWRCLLLEQRDFAWGTSSRSSKMVHGGLRYIAKGQWRLTRDSVRERQRLLDEAPGLVEPMSFMMPHYRGGFPGPRVLGGLLSIYDALAGRRDHRFHDAQQLRYLAPGVKENDLLGGTCFIDALTDDARLVMRVLSEARADGAVVLNGVRVEHLLRDNGRVCGVQVEDCEAGSSLQLRCGVLAVATGAWAERLRPSEAPRQLRPLRGSHLLLPGWRLPVAQAFTFMHEQDRRPVFVFPWEGATVVGTTDLDHRENLDQSASISAEELDYLLAACQQQFPGAEVTAADVLSTWSGVRPVVGSAAGEHQGKPSNETREHVLWQEPGCVTLAGGKLTTFRPQAIEVLKACADMLGRSFEDDAAPVFAAVPPLTIPGLSPAQWRRLAGRHGRDLPRLAQLLIELGHETVGATDTLWVELAFACEAEMVLHLDDLLLRRTRLGLLLPHGGADYFPAIRQLCQPRLGWSDEHWQQEQQRYQALWQRHHGLPEIAQ, encoded by the coding sequence ATGAGCGCGGACTGGAACGCCGAATGGCGCCAGCAAATCCTGCCGACACTGGCGGCTGAAACCTGGGATTTGATCGTCATCGGCGGCGGCATCAGCGGCGCCGGCATAGTGCGTGAAGCTGCACGCCGTGGCTGGCGTTGCCTGCTGCTGGAGCAGCGTGATTTTGCCTGGGGCACGTCCAGTCGATCCTCGAAAATGGTCCATGGCGGTTTGCGTTACATCGCCAAGGGCCAGTGGCGCCTGACCCGCGATTCGGTGCGCGAGCGCCAGCGCCTGCTCGACGAAGCACCGGGGCTGGTGGAACCGATGAGCTTCATGATGCCGCACTATCGCGGCGGCTTTCCCGGGCCGCGAGTGCTGGGTGGTCTGTTGTCGATCTATGACGCATTGGCCGGACGCCGCGATCATCGTTTCCATGACGCGCAGCAACTGCGTTATCTGGCGCCGGGCGTGAAAGAAAATGACCTGTTGGGCGGCACATGTTTCATCGATGCGCTGACCGATGACGCGCGGCTGGTGATGCGCGTGTTGAGCGAAGCGCGGGCCGACGGCGCGGTGGTGCTCAACGGTGTGCGCGTCGAACATCTGTTGCGGGATAACGGGCGGGTGTGTGGGGTTCAGGTCGAAGATTGCGAGGCCGGCTCGTCGCTGCAATTACGATGTGGTGTGCTGGCGGTGGCCACCGGGGCCTGGGCCGAACGCCTGCGTCCATCTGAGGCGCCGCGTCAGTTGCGTCCGTTGCGCGGCAGTCATTTGCTGCTGCCGGGCTGGCGCTTGCCGGTGGCTCAGGCCTTCACGTTTATGCACGAGCAGGATCGGCGACCGGTGTTCGTTTTCCCGTGGGAAGGCGCCACAGTGGTGGGCACCACCGATCTCGATCACCGCGAGAATCTGGACCAGAGCGCGAGCATCAGCGCTGAAGAACTCGACTATCTTCTGGCCGCCTGCCAACAGCAGTTTCCCGGCGCTGAAGTGACAGCCGCCGACGTGCTTTCAACCTGGTCCGGTGTGCGCCCGGTGGTGGGCAGTGCGGCGGGTGAGCATCAGGGCAAACCGTCGAACGAAACCCGTGAACATGTGCTGTGGCAGGAGCCGGGTTGCGTCACGTTGGCCGGTGGCAAACTCACGACGTTCCGCCCGCAAGCTATCGAAGTGCTTAAGGCCTGCGCCGACATGCTCGGTCGGTCTTTCGAAGATGATGCCGCGCCGGTGTTTGCCGCCGTGCCGCCACTGACAATCCCCGGCCTCAGCCCCGCTCAGTGGCGACGCCTGGCCGGGCGACATGGCCGGGACCTGCCGAGGCTGGCGCAACTGCTCATCGAACTGGGTCATGAAACGGTCGGCGCCACCGACACCTTGTGGGTCGAACTGGCCTTCGCCTGCGAAGCCGAAATGGTCCTGCACCTGGATGACCTGCTACTGCGCCGAACCCGTCTGGGCCTGCTGCTACCCCATGGCGGCGCGGATTATTTCCCGGCCATTCGCCAACTCTGCCAGCCACGGCTGGGCTGGAGCGACGAACACTGGCAACAGGAACAGCAACGCTATCAGGCGTTATGGCAACGCCATCACGGCCTGCCGGAAATCGCGCAGTGA